The following proteins are co-located in the Camelina sativa cultivar DH55 chromosome 12, Cs, whole genome shotgun sequence genome:
- the LOC104730730 gene encoding probable WRKY transcription factor 20 isoform X2: MILLPEPSPTTGSLFKPRPVHISASSSSYTGRAFHQNTFTEQRSSEFEFRPPASNMVYAELGKHRSEPPVQFQGQGHGSSHSPSSISDAAGSSSELSRPTPPRQMTSTSSDIPAGSDQDESIQTSQNDSRGSTPSILADDGYNWRKYGQKHVKGSEFPRSYYKCTHPNCEVKKLFERSHDGQITDIIYKGTHDHPKPQPGRRNSGGLGMAAQDERLDKYPSSTGREEKGSGVYNLSHPNEQPGNPEIPPITATDDGGEAAASNRNKDDPEDDDPFSKRRRMDTAMEITPLVKPIREPRVVVQTLSEVDILDDGYRWRKYGQKVVRGNPNPRSYYKCTAAGCPVRKHVERASHDPKAVITTYEGKHNHDVPTSKSSSNHDIQPRFRPDETDTISLNLGVGISSDGPNHTSNEHQHQNQQLVNQTHPNGVNFRFVHANHPMPSYYASLNSGMNQYGPRETKNETQNGDISSLNHSSYPYPPNIGRIQSGP, from the exons ATGATTTTGTTG CCAGAACCTTCCCCCACTACTGGTTCTTTGTTCAAGCCTCGACCAGTGCACATTTCTGCTAGCTCAAGTTCTTATACCGGCAGGGCGTTCCATCAGAACACCTTTACTGAGCAGAGGTCCAGTGAATTTGAGTTCAGACCGCCTGCATCCAATATG GTTTATGCAGAGCTTGGCAAGCATAGAAGTGAGCCACCTGTACAATTTCAAGGCCAGGGCCATGGATCCTCACACTCACCTTCTTCGATCAGTGATGCTGCTGGTTCCTCAAGTGAGCTAAGCCGGCCAACTCCTCCTCGTCAGATGACATCAACGAGCTCAGATATTCCTGCTGGATCTGATCAAGATGAATCAATCCAGACTTCCCAAAATGACTCCAGAGGAAGCACTCCATCGATCTTGGCTGATGATGGTTATAATTGGAGAAAATATGGTCAAAAGCATGTCAAAGGGAGTGAATTTCCCCGGAGCTATTATAAATGTACACATCCTAATTGTGAAGTGAAAAAGTTATTTGAAAGATCTCATGATGGGCAGATCACTGATATTATATACAAGGGTACACATGATCATCCTAAACCTCAACCTGGTCGCCGAAACTCTGGTGGTCTTGGTATGGCTGCACAAGATGAAAGGCTAGACAAGTATCCTTCTTCAACTGGTCGAGAAG AGAAGGGATCTGGTGTCTACAACTTGTCTCACCCCAATGAGCAACCTGGTAACCCTGAAATACCTCCTATCACAGCAACTGACGATGGTGGAGAGGCTGCTGCGTCAAATAGGAATAAAGATGACCCAGAAGACGATGATCCATTCTCAAAACGGAG GAGGATGGATACCGCAATGGAAATAACTCCCCTTGTGAAACCCATCCGGGAGCCTCGAGTTGTTGTTCAAACTCTGAGTGAGGTTGATATACTAGATGATGGTTATAGGTGGCGTAAATATGGACAGAAAGTCGTAAGGGGAAATCCAAATCCCAG GAGCTATTACAAATGCACAGCTGCTGGGTGCCCAGTGAGAAAACACGTGGAGAGGGCATCACATGATCCAAAAGCTGTAATAACAACATATGAAGGCAAACACAATCACGATGTTCCCACCTCAAAGTCTAGCAGCAATCACGACATCCAGCCGCGGTTCAGACCCGATGAAACAGACACCATCAGCCTCAATCTTGGTGTTGGAATCTCATCTGATGGACCTAACCACACTTCCAACGAGCACCAGCATCAGAATCAACAACTTGTCAaccaaactcacccaaatggAGTCAATTTCAGGTTTGTTCATGCTAATCATCCCATGCCATCCTACTATGCCAGCTTAAATAGTGGCATGAATCAGTATGGCCCGAGAGAAACCAAGAACGAGACTCAAAATGGTGACATCTCGTCCTTGAACCATTCATCTTACCCATATCCGCCCAACATAGGGAGAATACAATCAGGTCCTTAA
- the LOC104730729 gene encoding heterogeneous nuclear ribonucleoprotein 1: MNLEEQKMESGSDLGKLFIGGISWDTDEERLREYFGKYGDLVEAVIMRDRTTGRARGFGFIVFADPSVAERVIMEKHIIDGRTVEAKKAVPRDDQQVLKRHASPMHLISPSHGGNGGGARTKKIFVGGLPSSITEAEFKNYFDQFGTIADVVVMYDHNTQRPRGFGFITFDSEESVDMVLHKTFHELNGKMVEVKRAVPKELSSTPPNRSPLLGYGNNYGVVSNRSSANSYFNSFPPGYNNNNLGSAGRFSPIGSGRNAFSSFGLGLNQELNLNSNFDGNTLGYSRIQGNQYFNGASPNRYNSPIGYNRGDSAYNPSNRDLWGNRSDSSGPGWNLGVSGGGNNNRGNWGLSSVASDTNGYGRSYGMGSGLSGLSFSGNTNGFDGSIGELYRGNSVYSDSTWQQQSMPHNQSSSNEFDGLSRSYGFGIDNVGSDPSANASEGYPGNYNVGNRQTNRGIEA; encoded by the exons ATGAATCTGGAG GAGCAAAAGATGGAATCGGGATCGGATCTGGGAAAGCTCTTCATTGGCGGGATTTCATGGGATACAGATGAAGAACGGCTGCGAGAGTATTTTGGCAAGTATGGAGATTTGGTTGAAGCTGTGATCATGAGAGACCGTACCACTGGACGTGCTCGTGGCTTTGGCTTTATCGTTTTTGCAGATCCTTCTGTTGCTGAGAGAGTGATCATGGAGAAACACATCATTGATGGCCGCACG GTCGAGGCAAAGAAAGCTGTCCCACGGGATGATCAGCAAGTGCTAAAACGACATGCCAGTCCAATGCACCTTATCTCACCCAGCCATGGTGGTAATGGTGGCGGCGCACGGACAAAGAAGATCTTTGTTGGAGGTTTACCGTCTAGCATTACTGAGGCTGAGTTCAAGAACTACTTTGATCAGTTTGGTACAATTGCTGATGTTGTGGTGATGTATGATCATAATACGCAGAGGCCAAGAGGCTTTGGCTTCATCACATTTGATTCTGAAGAGTCTGTTGATATGGTTCTCCACAAGACCTTCCATGAGTTAAACGGCAAAATGGTAGAGGTTAAAAGAGCAGTGCCAAAAGAGCTCTCCTCTACTCCTCCTAACCGAAGCCCACTTCTTGGTTATGGTAACAACTATGGAGTGGTCTCTAACAGGTCATCTGCTAATAGCTACTTCAATAGTTTCCCTCCTGGTTATAACAACAATAATCTAGGCTCTGCTGGCCGGTTTAGTCCTATTGGTAGCGGTAGAAATGCTTTCTCTAGCTTTGGTCTCGGTTTGAATCAAGAACTGAATTTGAATTCAAACTTTGATGGAAACACTCTTGGCTATAGCCGGATCCAAGGCAACCAATACTTCAACGGTGCTTCACCAAACCGTTACAACTCTCCTATTGGGTACAATAGAGGTGACTCTGCTTACAACCCGAGCAACAGAGACTTGTGGGGAAACAGAAGCGATTCTTCTGGTCCAGGTTGGAACTTGGGAGTATCCGGTGGTGGTAATAACAACAGAGGGAACTGGGGACTTTCTTCTGTGGCGAGCGATACCAATGGCTATGGAAGAAGCTATGGGATGGGTTCTGGACTCTCTGGGCTGTCATTTTCTGGTAACACGAATGGTTTTGATGGCTCTATAGGGGAGTTGTATAGAGGCAACTCGGTTTATAGCGACTCAACATGGCAGCAGCAGTCAATGCCTCATAATCAGTCTTCTTCTAATGAGTTTGACGGCTTGTCTCGCTCTTATGGCTTTGGTATTGACAATGTAGGCTCAGACCCATCTGCTAATGCCTCAGAAGGTTACCCTGGAAACTACAATGTCGGAAATAGACAAACAAATAGAG GTATTGAAgcatag
- the LOC104730730 gene encoding probable WRKY transcription factor 20 isoform X1 has translation MNPQLNDTKGFHQVDRSVTGDLAARHDSAGGGGNGGGGARYKLMSPAKLPISRSTDITVPPGLSPTSFLESPVFISNIKPEPSPTTGSLFKPRPVHISASSSSYTGRAFHQNTFTEQRSSEFEFRPPASNMVYAELGKHRSEPPVQFQGQGHGSSHSPSSISDAAGSSSELSRPTPPRQMTSTSSDIPAGSDQDESIQTSQNDSRGSTPSILADDGYNWRKYGQKHVKGSEFPRSYYKCTHPNCEVKKLFERSHDGQITDIIYKGTHDHPKPQPGRRNSGGLGMAAQDERLDKYPSSTGREEKGSGVYNLSHPNEQPGNPEIPPITATDDGGEAAASNRNKDDPEDDDPFSKRRRMDTAMEITPLVKPIREPRVVVQTLSEVDILDDGYRWRKYGQKVVRGNPNPRSYYKCTAAGCPVRKHVERASHDPKAVITTYEGKHNHDVPTSKSSSNHDIQPRFRPDETDTISLNLGVGISSDGPNHTSNEHQHQNQQLVNQTHPNGVNFRFVHANHPMPSYYASLNSGMNQYGPRETKNETQNGDISSLNHSSYPYPPNIGRIQSGP, from the exons ATGAACCCTCAGCTTAATGACACGAAGGGGTTTCATCAAGTCGATCGCTCGGTGACGGGAGATCTCGCGGCAAGACACGATTCAGCCGGCGGAGGAGGAAACGGAGGTGGAGGTGCGAGGTATAAGCTCATGTCACCAGCGAAGCTTCCGATCTCCAGGTCGACTGACATCACGGTTCCTCCTGGGTTGAGTCCCACTTCGTTTTTGGAATCTCCTGTTTTCATCTCCAATATCAAG CCAGAACCTTCCCCCACTACTGGTTCTTTGTTCAAGCCTCGACCAGTGCACATTTCTGCTAGCTCAAGTTCTTATACCGGCAGGGCGTTCCATCAGAACACCTTTACTGAGCAGAGGTCCAGTGAATTTGAGTTCAGACCGCCTGCATCCAATATG GTTTATGCAGAGCTTGGCAAGCATAGAAGTGAGCCACCTGTACAATTTCAAGGCCAGGGCCATGGATCCTCACACTCACCTTCTTCGATCAGTGATGCTGCTGGTTCCTCAAGTGAGCTAAGCCGGCCAACTCCTCCTCGTCAGATGACATCAACGAGCTCAGATATTCCTGCTGGATCTGATCAAGATGAATCAATCCAGACTTCCCAAAATGACTCCAGAGGAAGCACTCCATCGATCTTGGCTGATGATGGTTATAATTGGAGAAAATATGGTCAAAAGCATGTCAAAGGGAGTGAATTTCCCCGGAGCTATTATAAATGTACACATCCTAATTGTGAAGTGAAAAAGTTATTTGAAAGATCTCATGATGGGCAGATCACTGATATTATATACAAGGGTACACATGATCATCCTAAACCTCAACCTGGTCGCCGAAACTCTGGTGGTCTTGGTATGGCTGCACAAGATGAAAGGCTAGACAAGTATCCTTCTTCAACTGGTCGAGAAG AGAAGGGATCTGGTGTCTACAACTTGTCTCACCCCAATGAGCAACCTGGTAACCCTGAAATACCTCCTATCACAGCAACTGACGATGGTGGAGAGGCTGCTGCGTCAAATAGGAATAAAGATGACCCAGAAGACGATGATCCATTCTCAAAACGGAG GAGGATGGATACCGCAATGGAAATAACTCCCCTTGTGAAACCCATCCGGGAGCCTCGAGTTGTTGTTCAAACTCTGAGTGAGGTTGATATACTAGATGATGGTTATAGGTGGCGTAAATATGGACAGAAAGTCGTAAGGGGAAATCCAAATCCCAG GAGCTATTACAAATGCACAGCTGCTGGGTGCCCAGTGAGAAAACACGTGGAGAGGGCATCACATGATCCAAAAGCTGTAATAACAACATATGAAGGCAAACACAATCACGATGTTCCCACCTCAAAGTCTAGCAGCAATCACGACATCCAGCCGCGGTTCAGACCCGATGAAACAGACACCATCAGCCTCAATCTTGGTGTTGGAATCTCATCTGATGGACCTAACCACACTTCCAACGAGCACCAGCATCAGAATCAACAACTTGTCAaccaaactcacccaaatggAGTCAATTTCAGGTTTGTTCATGCTAATCATCCCATGCCATCCTACTATGCCAGCTTAAATAGTGGCATGAATCAGTATGGCCCGAGAGAAACCAAGAACGAGACTCAAAATGGTGACATCTCGTCCTTGAACCATTCATCTTACCCATATCCGCCCAACATAGGGAGAATACAATCAGGTCCTTAA